One stretch of Cellulomonas wangsupingiae DNA includes these proteins:
- a CDS encoding 5-(carboxyamino)imidazole ribonucleotide synthase produces the protein MTPPTVAVVGGGQLARMMAGPATALGLHLRVLAEAPDGSAAQAVADAPVGAAGDVDAVLSLVDGADVLTFEHEHIPAEVLDAVVARGVPVHPGPDALLHAQDKTVMRRRLTDLGVPCPRWAPVGDLEELDRFRLTVGGRAVVKTARGGYDGKGVRVVGDGPVPGDVVAWCAAAADGTGPALLAEELVPFTRELAVLVARAPSGRSVVWPVVESVQRDGVCAEVVAPAPGLDPATAAQAEHVARRIADGLGVTGVLAVELFEVPDADGGAPRVLVNELAMRPHNSGHWTIDGSVTSQFEQHLRAVLDLPLGDVAPVARWTVMANVLGSTLADLTGALRAVLDADPGAKVHLYGKEVRPGRKLGHVNVSGEDLEDVRGRARAAAALLRGEPTHDGGAR, from the coding sequence GTGACACCTCCGACCGTGGCAGTCGTCGGCGGCGGCCAGCTCGCCCGCATGATGGCGGGGCCCGCCACCGCCCTGGGGCTGCACCTGCGCGTGCTGGCCGAGGCGCCCGACGGGTCCGCGGCGCAGGCCGTCGCCGACGCCCCCGTCGGTGCGGCCGGCGACGTCGACGCGGTGCTGTCCCTCGTCGACGGTGCCGACGTCCTGACGTTCGAGCACGAGCACATCCCCGCCGAGGTGCTCGACGCCGTCGTCGCCCGCGGCGTCCCGGTGCACCCGGGGCCGGACGCGCTGCTGCACGCCCAGGACAAGACCGTCATGCGCCGCAGGCTCACCGACCTCGGCGTGCCGTGCCCCCGGTGGGCACCGGTCGGCGACCTCGAGGAGCTCGACCGGTTCCGCCTGACGGTCGGCGGGCGGGCCGTCGTCAAGACCGCTCGTGGCGGCTACGACGGCAAGGGCGTGCGTGTCGTCGGGGACGGACCCGTCCCGGGCGACGTGGTCGCCTGGTGCGCGGCCGCGGCCGACGGCACCGGTCCCGCGCTGCTGGCCGAGGAGCTGGTGCCGTTCACGCGCGAGCTCGCCGTGCTGGTCGCGCGCGCACCGTCGGGACGCAGCGTCGTGTGGCCGGTCGTGGAGTCGGTGCAGCGCGACGGGGTGTGCGCCGAGGTCGTGGCGCCGGCGCCGGGGCTCGACCCCGCGACCGCCGCGCAGGCCGAGCACGTCGCCCGGCGCATCGCCGACGGGCTCGGCGTCACCGGCGTCCTCGCGGTCGAGCTCTTCGAGGTGCCCGACGCCGACGGCGGGGCGCCGCGCGTGCTCGTCAACGAGCTCGCGATGCGCCCGCACAACTCCGGGCACTGGACGATCGACGGGTCGGTGACCAGCCAGTTCGAGCAGCACCTGCGGGCGGTGCTCGACCTGCCCCTCGGTGACGTGGCCCCCGTGGCGCGGTGGACCGTGATGGCCAACGTGCTGGGCAGCACCCTCGCGGACCTGACCGGCGCCCTGCGGGCCGTGCTCGACGCCGACCCCGGGGCGAAGGTCCACCTGTACGGCAAGGAGGTCCGTCCCGGTCGCAAGCTGGGGCACGTCAACGTGTCCGGCGAGGACCTGGAGGACGTCCGCGGACGGGCACGCGCCGCGGCGGCGCTGCTGCGGGGCGAGCCCACCCACGACGGAGGCGCGAGATGA
- the rfbB gene encoding dTDP-glucose 4,6-dehydratase: protein MRMLVTGGAGFIGSNFVHQTVRERPDVHVTVLDALTYAGDERSLDPVDGKVTFAKGDIADPDIVDRLVKDADLVVHFAAESHNDNSLHDPWPFVRTNVIGTYQLLEAVRRYDVRYHHVSTDEVYGDLELDDPAKFTPDTPYNPSSPYSSTKASSDLLVRAWARSFGVRATISNCSNNYGPFQHVEKFIPRQITNVVDGVRPKLYGTGENVRDWIHVEDHNSAVWSIIDKGRLGETYLIGADGEKDNKTVIELILELMGQPSDAYDHVNDRPGHDLRYAIDATKLRSELGWAPRYTTFEDGLAATIDWYRANEAWWRPQKDATEAKYAVLGR, encoded by the coding sequence ATGCGCATGCTCGTGACCGGCGGGGCCGGCTTCATCGGTTCGAACTTCGTGCACCAGACCGTGCGCGAGCGGCCCGATGTCCACGTCACCGTGCTCGACGCCCTGACGTACGCGGGCGACGAGCGCAGCCTGGACCCCGTCGACGGCAAGGTGACCTTCGCCAAGGGCGACATCGCCGACCCGGACATCGTCGACCGGCTCGTGAAGGACGCGGACCTCGTCGTGCACTTCGCGGCGGAGTCGCACAACGACAACTCGCTGCACGACCCGTGGCCGTTCGTGCGCACCAACGTCATCGGCACCTACCAGCTGCTCGAGGCCGTGCGCCGCTACGACGTGCGGTACCACCACGTGTCGACGGACGAGGTCTACGGCGACCTGGAGCTCGACGACCCGGCCAAGTTCACGCCCGACACGCCGTACAACCCCTCGAGCCCGTACTCCTCGACCAAGGCGTCGTCCGACCTGCTGGTGCGCGCGTGGGCACGGAGCTTCGGCGTCCGCGCGACGATCTCGAACTGCTCGAACAACTACGGGCCGTTCCAGCACGTCGAGAAGTTCATCCCCCGTCAGATCACCAACGTGGTCGACGGCGTGCGTCCCAAGCTCTACGGCACGGGCGAGAACGTCCGTGACTGGATCCACGTCGAGGACCACAACTCGGCCGTCTGGTCCATCATCGACAAGGGCCGGCTCGGCGAGACGTACCTCATCGGTGCCGACGGCGAGAAGGACAACAAGACGGTGATCGAGCTCATCCTCGAGCTCATGGGTCAGCCGTCCGACGCGTACGACCACGTGAACGACCGTCCGGGCCACGACCTGCGCTACGCGATCGACGCGACCAAGCTCCGCAGCGAGCTGGGGTGGGCGCCGCGGTACACGACGTTCGAGGACGGCCTCGCCGCGACGATCGACTGGTACCGCGCGAACGAGGCGTGGTGGCGACCGCAGAAGGACGCCACCGAGGCGAAGTACGCCGTGCTCGGTCGCTGA
- a CDS encoding LCP family protein, with amino-acid sequence MRVAGVAALVVLAALVAWPVGLLIWANGLLQHTPALSGAPDTPGTTYLLAGSDARGEEGGIAEDGTEGQRTDTILLLHVPSSGPTALISLPRDTYVDVPGHGGSKLNSAFAWGGAPLLVQTVEGLTGLTVDHYAEIGMGGVARLVDAVGGVNLCYDGDVDDPDSGMVWAAGCHDVGGGAALAFARMRKADPQGDVGRALRQRQLIGAVMGEVSPRSLAFDPGAQVSLVEAGTGALTFDEDAGVLDVARLALAFRDANGEGGITGTPPIASLDHRPGGIGSTVLLDPDLTPAFFTAVRDGTLPPGEQGGAPS; translated from the coding sequence GTGCGCGTCGCCGGCGTGGCCGCGCTCGTCGTGCTGGCTGCGCTCGTCGCGTGGCCCGTCGGCCTGCTGATCTGGGCGAACGGGCTGCTGCAGCACACCCCCGCGCTCTCCGGAGCACCCGACACCCCCGGCACCACCTACCTGCTGGCGGGATCCGACGCCCGGGGTGAGGAGGGCGGCATCGCCGAGGACGGGACCGAGGGGCAGCGGACGGACACGATCCTGCTGCTGCACGTCCCGTCCAGCGGTCCGACGGCGCTCATCTCGCTGCCGCGCGACACCTACGTCGACGTCCCGGGCCACGGCGGGTCCAAGCTCAACTCCGCCTTCGCGTGGGGCGGTGCGCCGCTGCTGGTGCAGACGGTCGAAGGGCTCACCGGGCTGACGGTCGACCACTACGCCGAGATCGGCATGGGCGGCGTCGCACGACTCGTCGACGCGGTCGGCGGCGTGAACCTCTGCTACGACGGCGACGTCGACGACCCGGACTCCGGCATGGTGTGGGCCGCGGGATGCCATGACGTCGGCGGCGGGGCCGCGCTGGCGTTCGCCCGCATGCGCAAGGCCGACCCGCAGGGCGACGTCGGCCGCGCGCTGCGGCAGAGGCAGCTCATCGGTGCCGTCATGGGCGAGGTCAGCCCGCGGTCGCTGGCGTTCGACCCGGGGGCGCAGGTCTCGCTCGTCGAGGCGGGTACCGGCGCGCTGACGTTCGACGAGGACGCCGGCGTGCTCGACGTGGCGCGCCTGGCGCTCGCGTTCCGGGACGCGAACGGCGAGGGCGGCATCACCGGGACCCCGCCGATCGCGAGCCTCGACCACCGCCCGGGCGGCATCGGGTCCACGGTCCTGCTCGACCCCGACCTGACGCCTGCGTTCTTCACCGCCGTCCGCGACGGCACGCTGCCGCCCGGGGAGCAGGGCGGGGCGCCCTCCTAG
- a CDS encoding O-antigen ligase family protein, translating into MNARPRGDAATVALVLLVGAPLVVVPGATSVHVLGKLAVVAVGLLVAAHVPASGRLPRPVVAVLAVGAVVLVAAAALSDVGTAAALAGRWPRYEGMIALPLYAGAAWAGARLLGPGADAARWRVVHRTAAVVALGMAAVALVEAAGLRLPGADGLRIGSLQGNASELGVLGAVLLLTLLPVTVATRRPLPFAGVLAAAITLAASGSRAGLAALVAGGVLLLVTSRSGRRPALVTLAAAAGVTTLALLVPAARARLLTTSTVEGRAVLWADTLELLRGSPLLGVGPSGFVDAVGPVHGAQWLTRVGVQDPPDSPHSWPLQAAVAGGWGLAALAAVLAVLVVVLGTRRARSDAPGVPAWALGGALAAVVGYGTALLTHFTAPGTTPLVALLAGAAVAAAPARSRLTPAPVIACGGGGGDGHERPGHHIAAAGRGDGTSVPGPGRATAATDALWRAGAAALSVVLAAAVAGEAVLGTAYRRVGEGDLAGAVTAFGTAQRLRPWDADLTAHAAAAFATLASSGVPGAADVAVAWGTSASARLPASVPAATALSVGLRTSGRPHEALAVLDDALARQPHAPDTLVQRAVTRATLGDLDGAREDLDAAVAVAPDHVVAWEQLAGVLARLGDARAEAAAGRARDLQASVAD; encoded by the coding sequence GTGAACGCACGGCCGCGCGGCGACGCGGCGACCGTGGCCCTCGTGCTCCTGGTCGGCGCCCCGCTCGTCGTCGTCCCGGGCGCGACGTCCGTCCACGTCCTCGGCAAGCTCGCCGTCGTCGCCGTCGGGCTGCTCGTCGCCGCGCACGTACCGGCGTCCGGGCGGTTGCCGCGGCCCGTCGTCGCCGTGCTGGCCGTCGGGGCGGTCGTGCTCGTCGCGGCCGCGGCCCTGTCCGACGTCGGCACGGCGGCGGCGCTCGCCGGACGCTGGCCGCGCTACGAGGGCATGATCGCGCTGCCCCTGTACGCGGGCGCGGCCTGGGCGGGGGCGCGACTGCTGGGTCCGGGCGCCGACGCCGCGCGCTGGCGGGTCGTCCACCGGACGGCTGCGGTGGTGGCGCTCGGCATGGCCGCCGTCGCGCTCGTCGAGGCCGCCGGTCTTCGACTGCCGGGCGCGGACGGGCTGCGGATCGGCTCGTTGCAGGGCAACGCCTCGGAGCTGGGCGTCCTCGGCGCCGTGCTGCTGCTGACGCTGCTGCCGGTGACCGTCGCCACGCGTCGGCCGCTGCCGTTCGCCGGCGTCCTGGCGGCGGCGATCACGCTCGCGGCGTCCGGCTCGCGGGCGGGCCTCGCGGCGCTGGTCGCCGGCGGCGTGCTCCTGCTGGTGACGAGCCGGTCCGGGCGGCGCCCGGCGCTCGTGACGCTCGCCGCCGCGGCAGGGGTGACCACGCTCGCGCTGCTGGTGCCGGCGGCCCGGGCGCGGCTCCTGACCACCTCGACCGTCGAGGGCCGCGCGGTGCTCTGGGCGGACACGCTCGAGCTGCTGCGCGGCTCGCCGCTGCTCGGGGTGGGACCGAGCGGGTTCGTCGACGCGGTCGGCCCCGTGCACGGCGCGCAGTGGCTGACCCGGGTCGGGGTGCAGGACCCGCCGGACAGTCCGCACTCCTGGCCGCTGCAGGCAGCCGTCGCCGGTGGGTGGGGGCTGGCCGCGCTCGCGGCCGTGCTCGCCGTCCTCGTCGTCGTCCTGGGGACCCGACGTGCGCGCTCCGACGCGCCCGGGGTGCCGGCGTGGGCGCTCGGGGGCGCTCTGGCCGCCGTCGTCGGGTACGGCACCGCGCTGCTGACGCACTTCACGGCCCCGGGGACCACGCCGCTCGTCGCGCTGCTCGCCGGCGCGGCCGTCGCCGCGGCGCCCGCCAGGTCCCGCCTGACACCGGCCCCGGTGATCGCCTGCGGCGGAGGCGGCGGGGACGGCCACGAGCGGCCCGGGCACCACATCGCTGCGGCCGGTCGGGGTGACGGCACCTCCGTGCCCGGTCCCGGTCGGGCGACGGCCGCCACCGACGCGCTGTGGCGGGCCGGCGCGGCGGCCCTGAGCGTCGTCCTGGCCGCCGCCGTGGCGGGCGAGGCCGTGCTCGGCACGGCCTACCGCCGCGTGGGCGAGGGCGACCTGGCCGGCGCCGTGACGGCGTTCGGCACGGCGCAGCGGCTGCGGCCGTGGGACGCGGACCTGACGGCGCACGCGGCCGCCGCGTTCGCCACCCTCGCCTCGTCCGGTGTGCCCGGTGCGGCGGACGTCGCGGTGGCCTGGGGCACGTCCGCGTCCGCCCGGCTGCCCGCATCCGTCCCCGCGGCGACCGCGCTGTCCGTCGGTCTGCGCACGTCGGGCCGCCCGCACGAGGCGCTCGCCGTGCTCGACGACGCCCTCGCGCGGCAGCCCCACGCACCGGACACCCTCGTGCAGCGCGCGGTGACCCGGGCGACGCTCGGCGACCTCGACGGCGCGCGCGAGGACCTCGACGCCGCGGTCGCCGTCGCACCTGACCACGTCGTCGCGTGGGAGCAGCTCGCGGGCGTGCTCGCACGCCTCGGTGACGCCCGTGCCGAGGCGGCGGCGGGCCGTGCCCGGGACCTGCAGGCGTCCGTCGCGGACTGA
- a CDS encoding glycosyltransferase: MMRVYVDGQSLQDRITAERGIGRYVAEYAGAVERLRPGFVDKWLIRSDGPVPAQVADLIWRGRVAMSDDTDLERPDIWHVPSPFEALDAPIDAVWPEWARHPRTSLYVTLYDLIPLVFSDQYLADRRWRARYNVRAQMVARADRVLAISEATARDATRILGISPSRIDVVGTGTSSWLLDDRAPSTPAGGRPEVPGLNREYVMYTGGIDFRKNIEGLLRGWSLVAPEVRRTHQLVLVCRMSQVERDVLDGYARELGVERDVLYTGYVDDDLLRDLYAHAKLFIFPSLYEGFGLPVVEAAACGAPVIVGDNSSLIDLVPDPRGRFDASDPADIAACLMQVLEDDVLRAALRQPRLAEQHRWEDVARRTVESYEKAGRRRLARRPRVWLVSPMPPTPSGVADYSMALLRELAKLADVDVMTTPDAQRDPIPGVRWFTYDDAGAVERLYGRPDLRIMAMGNSEFHVPIMRLLRRYGGVAIAHDVRFTGLLAAARALAPELLDEDVAQMLDDIASERRPSQHRDHMWLDSHRYYLVNGLLTGSALRGSEIILTHSPSSQSLARLNLAPEMRPKVGVINFGHRVLPVPAGTVRDAVVSLGIQHWTKDSVKVCEAFVDLAPQYPELTFALVGRFFDDEAYARCREMIDDAGLADRVLLTGWVTPDEYARWLERGRLAVQLRAYTNGESSAAVADCLGAGVPLVTTALGSSVDLADVVHLVPPDVRADDLAACLKNLLEDADRSAELARAGLQHAQESSFERVAQELMALCPVIRA; this comes from the coding sequence ATGATGCGCGTCTACGTCGACGGGCAGTCGCTGCAGGACCGGATCACGGCGGAACGGGGTATCGGGCGGTACGTCGCTGAGTACGCGGGCGCGGTGGAGCGGCTGCGGCCCGGGTTCGTCGACAAGTGGCTCATCCGGAGCGACGGGCCGGTACCTGCGCAGGTCGCCGACCTCATCTGGCGCGGCCGGGTCGCCATGTCCGACGACACGGACCTCGAGCGGCCCGACATCTGGCACGTGCCCTCGCCCTTCGAGGCGCTGGACGCCCCGATCGACGCAGTCTGGCCCGAGTGGGCCCGGCACCCTCGCACGAGCCTGTACGTCACCCTCTACGACCTCATCCCGCTCGTGTTCTCCGACCAGTACCTCGCCGATCGTCGGTGGCGCGCCCGGTACAACGTCAGGGCGCAGATGGTCGCGCGTGCCGATCGGGTCCTGGCCATCTCGGAGGCCACGGCGCGAGACGCCACCAGGATCCTGGGCATCTCGCCGTCCCGCATCGACGTCGTGGGGACGGGCACGTCGAGCTGGCTGCTCGACGACCGGGCACCGTCGACGCCGGCCGGCGGCCGGCCCGAGGTGCCGGGCCTGAACCGTGAGTACGTCATGTACACCGGGGGCATCGACTTCCGCAAGAACATCGAAGGGCTGCTCCGGGGCTGGAGCCTCGTCGCGCCCGAGGTCCGCCGCACGCACCAGCTGGTCCTCGTGTGCCGGATGTCCCAGGTCGAGCGCGACGTCCTCGACGGGTACGCCCGGGAGCTCGGTGTCGAGCGGGACGTCCTCTACACGGGGTACGTCGACGACGACCTGCTCCGTGACCTCTACGCCCACGCCAAGCTCTTCATCTTCCCCTCCCTGTACGAGGGGTTCGGGCTCCCCGTGGTCGAGGCAGCCGCCTGCGGTGCTCCCGTCATCGTGGGTGACAACTCGTCCCTCATCGACCTCGTGCCGGACCCCCGCGGGCGGTTCGACGCGAGCGACCCGGCCGACATCGCGGCCTGCCTCATGCAGGTCCTCGAGGACGACGTGCTGCGTGCCGCGCTCCGTCAGCCGCGGCTGGCCGAGCAGCACCGGTGGGAGGACGTCGCACGCCGCACCGTCGAGTCCTACGAGAAGGCCGGGCGGCGGCGCCTCGCACGTCGGCCGCGGGTGTGGCTCGTGAGCCCGATGCCGCCGACCCCGAGCGGGGTCGCCGACTACTCGATGGCGCTGCTCCGCGAGCTGGCGAAGCTCGCGGACGTCGACGTGATGACGACGCCGGACGCACAGCGGGACCCGATCCCCGGCGTCAGGTGGTTCACGTACGACGACGCGGGAGCTGTCGAGCGCCTCTACGGTCGCCCGGACCTGCGGATCATGGCGATGGGGAACAGCGAGTTCCACGTCCCGATCATGCGTCTGCTGCGTCGGTACGGCGGGGTCGCCATCGCCCACGACGTCCGCTTCACGGGCCTGCTCGCCGCAGCCCGGGCACTTGCGCCCGAGCTCCTCGACGAGGACGTCGCGCAGATGCTCGACGACATCGCGTCGGAACGTCGGCCGTCGCAGCACCGTGACCACATGTGGCTCGACTCCCACCGGTACTACCTCGTCAACGGCCTGCTCACCGGCAGCGCGCTGCGGGGCAGCGAGATCATCCTCACGCACTCACCGAGCTCGCAGAGCCTCGCCCGGCTGAACCTGGCCCCCGAGATGCGACCCAAGGTCGGGGTGATCAACTTCGGCCACCGGGTGCTGCCCGTGCCGGCCGGCACCGTGAGGGACGCGGTCGTGTCCCTGGGGATCCAGCACTGGACGAAGGACTCCGTCAAGGTCTGCGAGGCGTTCGTCGACCTCGCGCCGCAGTACCCGGAGCTCACCTTCGCGCTCGTGGGGCGCTTCTTCGATGACGAGGCGTACGCCCGGTGCCGGGAGATGATCGACGACGCCGGTCTTGCCGACCGTGTCCTGCTCACGGGCTGGGTGACACCCGACGAGTACGCGCGGTGGCTCGAGCGCGGGCGTCTCGCGGTCCAGCTCCGTGCCTACACGAACGGTGAGTCGTCGGCGGCGGTGGCCGACTGCCTCGGCGCGGGCGTCCCGCTCGTGACGACGGCGCTCGGATCGTCCGTCGATCTGGCGGACGTCGTCCACCTGGTGCCCCCGGACGTGCGTGCGGACGATCTCGCGGCGTGCCTGAAGAACCTCCTTGAGGATGCAGACCGCTCCGCGGAGCTCGCCCGGGCCGGGCTGCAGCACGCCCAGGAGAGCTCCTTCGAGCGCGTCGCGCAGGAGCTCATGGCGCTGTGCCCGGTGATCCGTGCCTAG
- the manA gene encoding mannose-6-phosphate isomerase, class I, whose protein sequence is MQVLEPALQGYAWGSSTAIPEMLQRPADGSPVAEAWFGAHSSAPSHLAGAELVALDRAIAADPVATLGDDVVSRFGAGLPFLLKLIAAARPLSLQVHPSVELAHEGYAREDARGVPVDDPRRSYRDRNHKPELVYALSAFEALVGFRAPRRAAEILDGVDHPTARQLRKIVMADPTSTGMQEAFTLLVSEATRPGPDEVHDLADAFRARLRAGSPSPRTDRAVDLLERTYPGDPGAVTAVLLNPVSLRPGEALFVPAGAVHAYLDGFAVELMANSDNVLRAGLTSKHVDVPELLRIVECVAAPPIRIAPEHVYDATDVFYAPVDDFELSVTRLSGEPCRLPGGGPRVVLCLSGQAVLRSQTGDVLEISSGQAAFVAASDGSLSAGGNGRVVQASVP, encoded by the coding sequence GTGCAGGTTCTCGAGCCGGCGCTCCAGGGCTACGCCTGGGGATCGTCGACCGCCATCCCGGAGATGCTCCAGCGACCCGCCGACGGCTCTCCCGTGGCCGAGGCGTGGTTCGGTGCGCACTCGTCGGCGCCCTCCCACCTCGCCGGGGCCGAGCTGGTCGCCCTGGACCGCGCCATCGCGGCCGACCCCGTCGCCACGCTGGGCGACGACGTCGTCTCGCGCTTCGGCGCGGGCCTGCCCTTCCTGCTCAAGCTGATCGCGGCCGCCCGGCCGCTGTCGCTGCAGGTGCACCCGAGCGTCGAGCTCGCGCACGAGGGCTACGCCCGGGAGGACGCGCGCGGCGTGCCCGTCGACGACCCGCGCCGCTCGTACCGCGACCGCAACCACAAGCCGGAGCTGGTCTACGCGCTGTCGGCCTTCGAGGCGCTCGTCGGCTTCCGCGCACCTCGCCGTGCCGCGGAGATCCTCGACGGCGTGGACCACCCGACCGCGCGGCAGCTCCGCAAGATCGTCATGGCGGACCCGACGTCGACGGGCATGCAGGAGGCCTTCACCCTGCTGGTGAGCGAGGCCACGCGGCCCGGTCCCGACGAGGTGCACGACCTCGCGGACGCGTTCCGTGCGCGCCTGCGCGCGGGTTCCCCGTCGCCGCGCACCGACCGTGCCGTGGACCTGCTCGAACGTACCTACCCCGGCGACCCGGGGGCGGTGACGGCGGTCCTGCTCAACCCGGTCAGCCTGCGTCCGGGCGAGGCCCTCTTCGTGCCCGCGGGTGCGGTGCACGCGTACCTCGACGGGTTCGCCGTCGAGCTGATGGCGAACTCCGACAACGTGCTGCGCGCCGGGCTGACCTCCAAGCACGTCGACGTGCCGGAGCTGCTGCGGATCGTCGAGTGCGTCGCCGCCCCGCCGATCCGCATCGCGCCGGAGCACGTGTACGACGCCACCGACGTGTTCTACGCGCCGGTCGACGACTTCGAGCTCTCGGTGACACGCCTGTCCGGCGAGCCGTGCCGGCTGCCCGGAGGTGGCCCGCGCGTCGTGCTGTGCCTGTCGGGTCAGGCCGTCCTGCGTTCGCAGACCGGCGACGTCCTCGAGATCAGCTCGGGTCAGGCCGCCTTCGTCGCCGCCTCGGACGGCTCGCTCAGCGCGGGCGGCAACGGACGCGTGGTCCAGGCGTCCGTCCCGTGA
- a CDS encoding LCP family protein — MSSRHAAPRRPRAPRHARNLHSHGVLRGVALAVTSVVVFGAAGGAAFATRLTNNVDGLDIDDLVVAAPEATSAPDPADAHAGQAVNVLVLGSDQRDGVNAEIGGDEKGMRSDTTVLVHVSADRTRVEMVSIPRDSLVDVPACTLTNGKTTKPQSNAIFNSAFALGWDQGGDLESAAACTVSTVQANTGITINNVVVVDFAGFQNMINAIGGVPMCIVEDVSDDYTGLNLTAGQQTLDGTTALQYARARHGTTFDGSDTMRAGRQQQLIANVANEVLSKNLLTDGAQLVQFLSAATQSVTTNLGVSDLTGLAFSLRGIDRANITLMTVPWAPARSDRNRVEWTSEADALWANIAADVPMLGEPDPPVVPEVPAETTDPAAPPVSEAPAPPPTEPTPTETKTPGVDAFTAADATTTSC; from the coding sequence GTGAGCTCTCGCCATGCCGCGCCGCGGCGCCCCCGTGCGCCCCGGCACGCCCGCAACCTGCACTCCCACGGCGTGCTGCGCGGTGTCGCGCTGGCCGTGACGAGCGTCGTCGTGTTCGGCGCGGCAGGCGGAGCGGCGTTCGCGACGCGGCTGACGAACAACGTCGACGGCCTCGACATCGACGACCTCGTGGTGGCGGCTCCGGAGGCGACCAGCGCCCCCGACCCCGCCGACGCGCACGCCGGCCAGGCCGTCAACGTCCTGGTCCTCGGCTCCGACCAGCGCGACGGCGTGAACGCCGAGATCGGCGGTGACGAGAAGGGGATGCGCTCGGACACCACCGTCCTCGTCCACGTCTCGGCCGACCGCACCCGCGTCGAGATGGTCTCGATCCCGCGCGACTCGCTCGTCGACGTGCCGGCGTGCACGCTCACGAACGGCAAGACGACGAAGCCGCAGTCCAACGCGATCTTCAACTCGGCGTTCGCCCTGGGCTGGGACCAGGGCGGCGACCTCGAGTCGGCGGCCGCCTGCACGGTCAGCACCGTCCAGGCCAACACGGGCATCACGATCAACAACGTGGTCGTCGTCGACTTCGCCGGGTTCCAGAACATGATCAACGCGATCGGCGGTGTCCCGATGTGCATCGTCGAGGACGTCTCCGACGACTACACGGGCCTGAACCTCACCGCCGGGCAGCAGACCCTGGACGGGACCACGGCCCTGCAGTACGCGCGGGCCCGCCACGGCACGACGTTCGACGGCTCGGACACCATGCGCGCCGGGCGTCAGCAGCAGCTGATCGCGAACGTCGCCAACGAGGTGCTCTCGAAGAACCTGCTGACCGACGGGGCCCAGCTGGTGCAGTTCCTCAGCGCCGCCACCCAGTCGGTGACCACCAACCTCGGCGTCAGCGACCTCACCGGCCTCGCCTTCAGCCTGCGCGGCATCGACCGTGCCAACATCACTCTCATGACCGTGCCGTGGGCGCCCGCCCGGAGCGACAGGAACCGCGTGGAGTGGACGTCCGAGGCGGACGCCCTCTGGGCGAACATCGCGGCGGACGTCCCCATGCTGGGCGAGCCGGACCCGCCGGTGGTCCCGGAGGTCCCCGCGGAGACCACCGACCCGGCGGCTCCCCCGGTGAGCGAGGCCCCCGCGCCGCCGCCGACCGAGCCCACCCCGACCGAGACCAAGACGCCCGGCGTCGACGCGTTCACGGCCGCGGACGCGACGACGACGAGCTGCTGA
- the purE gene encoding 5-(carboxyamino)imidazole ribonucleotide mutase: MTQPTPGAQVGIVMGSDSDWPVMEAAADVLGEFGVTFEVDVVSAHRQPDKMIAYGRQAADRGLRVIVAGAGGAAHLPGMLAAVTPLPVVGVPVPLAHLDGMDSLLSIVQMPAGVPVATVSVGGARNAGLLAVRILASGDGPQAERLRAAMVDFQDALRTQADVKGERLRARATRPGVGFTA, from the coding sequence ATGACACAGCCCACCCCCGGCGCACAGGTCGGCATCGTGATGGGGTCCGACTCGGACTGGCCCGTCATGGAGGCGGCCGCCGACGTGCTCGGCGAGTTCGGCGTGACGTTCGAGGTGGACGTGGTGTCGGCCCACCGGCAGCCGGACAAGATGATCGCGTACGGGCGGCAGGCTGCCGATCGAGGGCTGCGCGTGATCGTGGCCGGCGCCGGGGGTGCGGCGCACCTGCCGGGCATGCTCGCGGCCGTGACGCCGCTGCCCGTCGTCGGCGTGCCGGTGCCGCTGGCGCACCTGGACGGCATGGACTCGTTGCTGTCGATCGTCCAGATGCCTGCGGGCGTGCCCGTCGCGACGGTCTCGGTCGGCGGCGCACGCAACGCGGGGCTGCTGGCCGTCCGCATCCTCGCGTCCGGGGACGGCCCGCAGGCCGAGAGGCTGCGCGCGGCGATGGTCGACTTCCAGGACGCCCTGCGCACGCAGGCCGACGTCAAGGGAGAGCGTCTGCGCGCCCGGGCCACGCGACCCGGCGTGGGTTTCACCGCCTGA